GCCCGAAGGAGCGCCCCTGGGTGCAGGCCTGGAACGCGAGCGCCGAGGAGGTGGCGGCAGTGGTGCGGACCTGCCCGACCGGGGCACTCCATTACGTGCTGGAGGGCGGCCCCCCCGAGACGCCAGCGGACCCCACCACCATCACGCCCGTCACCGACGGTCCCCTGAACATTCGTGGCGACCTCGTCGTCCAGACGCCGGACGGCGAGGTGCGCGAGGTGCGGGCGGCGCTGTGCCGCTGCGGGGCGAGCCACAACAAGCCCTTTTGCGACGGCACCCACGCCAAGATCGGCTGGAGCAGTGCCGATGTGGGGGGCGAGGGTGAGGCACCGGCCAGCCAGCGCGGCGACGACCAGCCCGGCGAGGGGCAGCGGGCGGACGGGGCGCAGACGCTGGAGGGGAAGTGACCGCAGAAGCTGAGGGGCAAAACGCCCCTTACCTGCGCGTCTATCTGGGCATCTGGGGTGCCTTCGATCCTGGGGCCTTCGGGGAAACGGTGGGCCTGGAGGCGGACGAGTCGCGGCGGAGGGGAGAGAGGAATGTCAACCTTGACCTGCCCCGTTATGATCACTGGCAGCTCCACGCCCACGCGCGGCATGGCTTTGACGTGGATGAGATGGTCACGGAACTCCTCGCCCGGTTCCCGTGCCGTCAGGAACGGTTACGGGACACGGTGGCAGCGTGGGGACTGGGGATTTCCCTGTCCGTGGTGGCGGAATGGGACGCGCGGCAGACCTCTGCGCCCGCCGTGACCTTCTCGGTGGAGAATATGCGGCGGCTCGTGGCATTGGGCGCGTGCATTGACGTGGACCTCTATCCGCTCTATCCGAACGACTGAACTCCGTCTGCCGGCCTAGACTGCCGTATGCCTTCCTCCCCCAACATCCCCGATCTGATCCGCAAGAAACGCGACGGTGAGGCGCACACCCCCGCCGAACTTGAAGCCCTGGTGCTGGGCTACACCCGCGGTGAGGTGCCCGACTACCAGATCAGCGCCTGGCTGATGGCCGTCTACCTGCGCGGCATGACGCCCCAGGAGACGGCGGACCTGACGCGCGTGATGGCGGACTCGGGCGACCAGATGAACCTGGGGGACCTGCCGCACACGGTGGACAAGCACTCGACGGGCGGCGTGGGCGACAAGACCAGCCTGATTCTCACGCCGATGCTGGCCGCGCTGGGCCTGACGGTCGCCAAGATGAGCGGGCGCGGCCTGGCCCACACCGGCGGCACCATCGACAAGCTCGAAAGCTTTCCCGGCTGGACCCCCGAGCTGCCCGAGGACCGCTTTCTGGCCCAGGCCCGCGAGATCGGCCTCGCGCTGGTGGGGCAGAGCCGGGACCTCGCGCCCGCCGACGGCAAGCTGTACGCCCTGCGCGACGTGACGGCGACGGTGGACTGCCTGCCGCTGATTGCCTCGTCCATCATGAGCAAGAAGCTCGCCTCGGGCGCGCACACGGTCGTGCTGGACGTGAAGGTGGGCGCGGGGGCCTTTATGCGGACCCTGGAGGACGGCCGCGCCCTCGCCCGCGCGATGGTGGACATCGGCACCCGCGCCGGGCGGCAGGTGCGCGCCGTGCTGACCGATATGGACACGCCGCTGGGCCACATGGCCGGCAACAGCCTGGAGGTGCAAGAAGCCCTTGCCACCCTGCGCGGCGAGGGTCCTGCCGACCTGACGGAGCTGTGCGTGGCGCTGGCCGTGGAGGCCCTGGCTGCCTACGGGGAGGACGAGGCGGCGGCCGAGGCCCGTGCCCGCGCGACCCTGGAGGACGGCTCGGCGCTTGAGCGGTTCCGCGCCTTCATCGCCGCGCAGGGTGGCGACGCGGCCCTGGTGGACCACCCCGAGCGGCTGGACGTGGCCCCCGGCCGTGCGGAGGTCATGTCCCCATCCTCCGGCTACGTGGAGCGCATGGACGCCCTGGCGGTGGGCCGCGCCGTTCTCGCGCTGGGTGGCGGCCGCGAGCGCAAGGGCGAGCCGATTGACCACGGCGTCGGCGTGGAGCTGCTGAAAAAGCCCGGCGAGGCGGTGCGGGCGGGCGAGCCAGTGCTGCGCCTGTACCACCGCGATGGGCGGGGGCTGGAGGCGGCGCGGGAGCTGTTGCAAGCGGGCCTGAGCGTGGGCGAAGCGGCCCCCACGCCCGAACCGCTGATTCTGGACCGGGTGAGCTGAGGGGGCGCAGCGACGCAGACTGGCTCCTGTCCCAGGCAGCCCTGGTTTCGGCCGGGGTTGCCTGCTTGTTTTTAGAGGCGAGGGCTACGGCTGGACGCGATTACTTTTGAGCCTTGTCCCCGAGCTCGGGCTTCTCGTAAGGAATAAAAACAGGGTTTTCTACTACTATGGGGCCGACTTCCGGCTCGTCATGGACGTGGACGAGGATGGTGTCTGTTATAAAGTCGTACACCTTAAAGAAGTGCTTGTGCAGGTCCATTCCGGGAGGTATGGTGTGTTTCTTATAGAGGGCATAATGGTGTTCATTTGTGCGATATGAATAGCGTGCTCCTTCAACTATATCTATAATTGAGAAATAGCTCTCTTTCTTAAACAGCATGTATTCATATATTTCCTTAAAACGATACCATACTCCTACAAGTATAGACCCGAACAAGCCTGGCGCGGAAACGATGTAGAAGCGTGTTGCGCCTTCATGCTCAAACTCTTTAAAATATTCTGTCATTGCTTTAAAAAATTCATCTCGCACTCCGGGTAGAGCGCTGTTTCTTGATTTAATTAAAGGATCATCGTCAATTCTATTACTTAAAAAGTCCTCATTCCCAAAACTTATTCCTGATCCATAGTACCAGCCGTCAATAAGAAGGTCTTTGGCACTGCTGAAATATTCTCGCACTTCCTCCTGTGCATAGGAGTAAGTCTTTTCTGACCAGGGAAAGCCAAATTCTGCTATTATTTTCAGATCCATCATCCCCTTCAATTCTAGCGATAGGTGGCTGAGCATGATTATTTTGCTTTACTTGACGTGGTAGCAGATCTATATTGATAGGTGAGGTGGTGGTCATCTCCTACTGAAATATAAGAATCGTTTCTAAAGTCCGGTACTGTCGCTTTATCTCCATTGGTACCTGCTGTTTGGGACCTAATGCTTGGGGGTGCCTCATAAATGCCAGCATGCACATGTGGCAAAAAGTTATTCGTATCTTCCGTATGCACAACTACTGTTCTATAAGTAGTTCTGCCATACCTGTCTGTGGTTTTGTAGACCTCGTATTGCCCGTAGCCTCCAGGGTTATTGCTATAAACATAGTTTGTCCCCCTGCCATCTCTAGCTGCTACCCCTTTAGCTATACTGGCTTGTGTGTCAGATGAACCAACCTGCCAACGGTCTACGGGTTTGGCCCCAGCTGGAATGCCGGCTCTTACTTTGGCGGCATCAATGGCCTGTTGTCGGGTCTGGTACATCACCTCGTTGGGTGAGGCACGGAACGGCCCCTTGCTGGTGTCAATGCCCTGGAGTTGGCGTCCTACTTCGCGGCGCATATGCTCCGTGATTCTCTCGATCTCGTCAGGTGTACTTGCCTTGCCAATCTTAATCTGGGCATCTCTCATGATCCGATCAATAGAGGTGCGAATCTTGGCGGTATCTCCCGTGGCGCTCCCTGGGGGCAAGATTCTATCAAGCGTGTTCTGTAGTCCCGTGAATTGTTCCCGTGCTGCCCGCAAGCCTGCGGCTGCTGCGCCGCCTGCCCGGCTGCTGCCCTGGGCACCAGGGACAGCCATGCGGTCCACCGTGGATGCCGTGGGGACCTCAAGGTAGCCACCACCCGGCAAGGCGATGCGTGTACGGGGGGCCAGCGCATTCCTCGCTCCGAGAGAGAAGGTATTGAGCGTTTCCCCCGCCCGTCCGGTTAGGCTGGCTCCTTCCCCGACCTTGCCGACTGTCCCGAGGCCGCCCGCGAAGAGGCTGCCCATGTCCACCAGGCCGCGCCCCACAGCCTGGCCGGGATGCCCACTCTGCCAGGCCTCCTGATACGGGGCTTTCAGCCCGTTCCAGAGATTCAGGCCGCGCTGCTGCGTGCGGGACCTTGCCGCCGCATACCCCTGGGGGTCCGAGAGACCGTAGAGGAGGGGATTGGCCATCATGTTGAGGTCAGAGACCAAGGGAGCCGTGCCTTTCACGCTTGCCCAGGTATTGCGGGCTGCCTTGGGATCCGTGGCCCAGCCGGCAGTGAGGTTCCAGGCCCCAAGCGCAGCACTTTTCCCCAGGTTCCAGAGGCCGGTGACCATGTCCTTTGCGCCGCTATACGCGCCGCTGAAAACGTCCTTCTGGTAGTTCAACTGTGCATTGACCCCGAAGCGGACGAGATTCAGGGCCTGCTGTCCAGGACTGGGACGAGAAGCCGAGGCCTGAGCAGGCCGGGCGGTGGCAGAAGCTGGGGCAGCGGCAGACGTTCGTGGCCTGTTGGTGTTGGTCGTGGAACTGCCCGCGGGTCTGGCCGCCGTTCGGGCGGTGGATGAGGAAGCAGCCTGGGGGGGAATGGGACGGGTCGGCCTGGTCCCGGAAGCGGTGCTGTTGTTTTTGGCTGGGTCAGCCTGTTTGCGCTGAAGAGGAGCCGCGCCGGTCGTGGCCGGACCCTCGGCCTGAGGGGGGCGACTGGCTGGTCGGCGCACCCTGAGCTGGGTCAGCCTGGCCCCCATCCTCTTCGCCTCGGCCTCTAGTCCGGCGTCGGGGTCTACCCCTGCCCCCACCCGGCCCTGGGCCTGCTGCTGAACGTGCGTCACCTCGTGCGCCAGCAGTTCCAGTCCCGTCTGCGTGTTCGGCTCGTACTTCCCCCGCCGGAAGAAGATGTCCGTCCCCGTGGTAAAAGCGACGGCATTCACGCCCTTCGCCAGCCTGTCCGCCTCGGCGTCGTTGTGAATCCGCACCCGGCTCAGGTCGTGGTTCAGCCCCTGTTCCAGATGTCGCTGGACTGCGGCCGGAAGAGGGTTTCCAGCGCCCCTCCTGGCCTGAATCTGCTGGAGGAGCGGTTGGCTGGCCCCGGTTTCGTGTGCGGCCAGTTGACGTTGCAAACCCTGCAACGCCTCCCATGACTTGCCCTGCGCTTCCTGCCGCCCGAGCGTCTCGTTGGCCTCGTCGAGTGCCCGCTGAAGGGCCAGGCGTTCCCCGGGCACCATCTGGCTCAGGCTGCCCTGCACCACCCCCCGGCCCAGCGGCTGCCGCCTCAGGCTTGCCAGCGCCTGCCCAAGTTCGGCCTGCCGTTGCACTGGAGGCAAAGTGGAGGTGCGGGCGGTCTGGGCCAGCCCCGAGGCCACCAGGCGCTGCAAGGCCGCGACGGGTGCAGAGGGATACATCCCCCGCGCGTCCGGGGTGTGCCGCGCCATCTCGTAGGCGTACAGCCCGGCCCAGTCGGCCGGGGAAGGAGCCAGCCCGGCCCCCTTCCCATGCGTCTGGCGCTGGAAGGCCAGGGGCAGAGTAGGGGATTGCGGGGCGGGCAACGGTGCGGCCCCAGGGGGCAGGCTGGCCCGAAGCTCCGTTATCTGGTGTTGCAGGCTCTCCCGTTCGGTCTGTCGCTGCACCTGGAGTTGCTGGCGTTCCCCGGCGGCCTCAAAGACAGGTTGCACCGCCTGACGTTGCAGGCTGCGAACAGGGACGTAATCCGTCAGGACCGGGAGGGAACGTGGCGCTGGGAGGACCGGCTGGGGCGGCGTGAGCTGGACCCGCCGCTGCACCCGGAGCTCAGGCTCGCTGATGCTCGTGCCCCGCTGCCTCTCGCCCGGCTTCCGCACGCTCTCGGCCATGCTTTAGCGTACAGGAGAGAAGGGGGCCGCCGCCTTCATTTCCGGCGGCGGCATCACCGGTGGCTGCGTAAACGTTCGCGCAATCCTGGGCTGCTCTCATGAAGGGCGGACGGGTGTTACCCTCGGGCCATGCGGACCGTCGTCCTGATCATCATCGTCGTGCTCGCCGTCATCTTCGCGGTGCTGAACCGGCACGCGCTGATGTTCGGGCACACCCTGAATCTGGGCTTTGCCACCTACACCGGCGTGCCGCTGGGCCTGATTCTGCTGCTCACGGCGCTGGTGCTGGCGCTGGTCTTCTACTTCTGGGCGGGGGTGGCGGGGCTGCGGGCACAGGCCGACAGCGCGCGGCTGCTGCGGGACATGGAAGCGCTGCGCCTGAGCCTCGATAGTCAGGAGGGCAGCCGCTTTGCCCAGCTCCAGGCGTCCATCGACGAGCGCTTCAACGCGCTGGGCACAGGCGCGGGCACGAACGCCGCCGACCTGAGCGCGGTGAACGCCCGCATCGACGCCCTCCAGCGCGACGTGAACGTGCAACTCGCGCAGCTCGACGATTACCTCAAGCGCCGCCTGGGCTGAGCCGCACGTGTGGTCGTGCTTCCCCCTCGCCCGGCCTGGGGCCGCGTGGCTGCGCCTTGCACCGGGTTCAGTCGGCCCCGGCGTGCGCGTCTAGAATGGCGCGGGAAACCCCGGTTTTCCTGAAGGAGTGAAGCGTATGGCGCTCGACCGTTTTTTCCGCAGACGCCGCCCGCAGCCGCAGGGCGGGGGCGACCTGCCGGACCTCTGGACCCAGTGCCCCCAGTGCAAGCAGGGGCTGTATAACCGCGACCTCGAAGCGAACAGTTTCGTCTGCCCCAAGTGCGGGCATCATTTCCGCCTGGACGCCGGGCAACGTCTGGACGTGCTGCTGGACGAGGGCACCTTCGAGCAGCAGTCGGGCCGGGTGCGGCCCACCGATCCGCTGGAGTTCCGCGATATCGAGGCGTACCCCGAGAGGCTGGCGCGCGCCCAGAAGAAGACGGGCCGCCCCGACGCCATCCTGACCGGCCGCGGCACCATTCATGGCCTGCCCGTCACCGTCGCCGCGATGGACTTCGCCTTCAGCGGCGGCAGCATGGGCAGCGTGGTGGGCGAGGAGATCGCCCGCGCCGCCGAAGCCGCCGCCGTGGCCGGAACGCCCTTCGTGCTGGTCGCGGCCAGCGGCGGGGCCAGGATGCAGGAGAGCGCGCTGTCGCTGATGCAGATGGCCAAGACGACGGTGGCGCTGGAGGGCCTCGCGGCCCGCGGCCTGCCCTACATCAGCATCCTGAGCGACCCCACGACCGGCGGGGTGACCGCCTCCTTCGCCACCATCGCGGACGTGATCGTGGCCGAGCCGGGGGCGCTGATCGGCTTCGCCGGGCCGCGCGTCATCCAGCAGACCATCCGCCAGCACCTCCCCGAGGGCTTCCAGCGCGCCGAGTTCCTGCTGGCGCACGGCATGGTGGACGACGTGGTGGACCGCCGCGAACACCGCGCCTACCTCGCGCGGCTGCTGGGCGTGCTGACCCGGCAGGAGGTGAGCGCATGACCGCCGACACGCTCAGCAAGCTCGAAGAACGGGTGCGTGACCTGGAGGCCACCGCCCGCGAAACCGGGCAGAACCTCGACGCGGCGCTGACGCCCCTGCGGGCCGAGGTGAACCGACTGCGCGCCGAGCGCAGCGCCAACCTGTCGCGCTGGGACCGGGTTCAGCTTGCCCGCACGCCGGGTCGGCCCACGGCCCTCGATTACGTCGAGCGCCTGTGTACCGACTTCACCGAGCTGCACGGCGACCGGGCCTACGGCGACGACCCAGCCCTGATCGGCGGCCCCGCCCGCTGGCAGGGCATCCCCGTCATGCTGCTGATGCAGCAGAAGGGCCGCGACACCAAGAGCAAGATCAAGCGCCGTTTCGGCAGCGCGAACCCCGAGGGCTACCGCAAGGCCGTGCGCCTGATGGACCTGGCAGACCGCTTCGGCCTGCCGGTGGTGGCCCTGATCGATACCCAGGGGGCCTACCCCGGCATCGAGGCCGAGGAGCGCGGCCAGGGCTGGGCGATTGCCGAGAGCATCCAGCGGATGGTGCGCCTGCGGGTGCCCGCCGTCTGCGCCGTGATTGGCGAGGGCGGCTCGGGGGGTGCGCTCGCTATCGGTGTGGGCAACCGGGTGCTGATTCAGGAAAACGCCTGGTACTCGGTGATCTCGCCCGAGGGGGCCGCCAGCATCATCTGGAAGGACGCGGGCAAGGCCCCCGAAGCCGCCGAGGCCCTGAAGCTCACCGCCCCCGACCTGCTCAACCTCGGCATCGTCGAGGAGGTCATCGCCGAGCCGGTCGGCGGCGCGCACCTCGATCCGGACGCTGCTGCCCAGGCTCTGGGCGAGGCCGTCCGCCGCAACCTCGCGGACCTCGCCGGGCTGGACGGGGAGACGCTGCGGGCGCAGCGGGCCGCGCGGTTCCGGTCGCTGGGGGCGTTCCGCGAGGTCTGAAACGGATGGGTCTTGGACGGGACCACCTGAAGAGGTGGCCCGTTCGCTGTTTGCTGTCATATGAAAAAGTGTGGTACTCCAGATTCTTGTACAGTCGGGAAATGTCCCGTGTTATCCACAACGCGATTCTCGTGCCGTGTCATCTGACCTCGGGTCGAATTCTCGTTCAGGATCGGCGTGGGCACCGTCCCCCACCGTGGGGTTTTTTCGGCGGCGGCATTGAGGTAGGGGAGACGCCTGTGCAAGCTCTCTTGCGGGAGACTCGTGAAGAACTCGGCGTCCAACTCGCCGAGGAAGTGGTGCATGACGAGGGTGCCGTCACGGGCATGATCCGCGATCTCGCCTTTACCCTGCACGTCTTCAGTTGGCCCTTCGACGGTGATCTCTCGGTGTTTACATTAGGAGAGGGCGCAGGGATGGAACTTGTGACTCCTGAAGAGATGCTGCGGCGAGTTGAGCCGGGTGGCCCAGACGCTTATGTGACACGTCAGGCCCAAGCGTTCCTGAGGCGTCTTGGGGCCTCCTCTGTCTCAAGGTGACGCCCTCTACCACTCCACACAGTACCCTGACCCATGACCACAACCCACCCGGACGCCCCAGAGGTCCTCGTCGTTGGTGCGGGGCTGGCCGGACTCACCGCCGCGCGCAGGCTCACGCAGGCGGGGCGGCGGGTGCGGGTGCTGGAGGCGCGGGAGCGGGTGGGCGGCCGGACCCATACCCTGCGCCTGCCCCTGACGGGCGTCAGCGTGGACGTGGGCGGGCAGTGGGTGGGGCCGAACCAGCCGCACGTGATGGCGCTGCTCCGGGAACTGGGGCTGGAGGTGTTTCCTACCTATGACGCCGGGCAGAACCTCGCCCACCTGCTGGGGCGCACGCTGCGTTACCGGGGCCTGATTCCGCCGCTGCCGCCGCACGTGCTGGCCGACTACGCGC
This is a stretch of genomic DNA from Deinococcus carri. It encodes these proteins:
- a CDS encoding thymidine phosphorylase; its protein translation is MPSSPNIPDLIRKKRDGEAHTPAELEALVLGYTRGEVPDYQISAWLMAVYLRGMTPQETADLTRVMADSGDQMNLGDLPHTVDKHSTGGVGDKTSLILTPMLAALGLTVAKMSGRGLAHTGGTIDKLESFPGWTPELPEDRFLAQAREIGLALVGQSRDLAPADGKLYALRDVTATVDCLPLIASSIMSKKLASGAHTVVLDVKVGAGAFMRTLEDGRALARAMVDIGTRAGRQVRAVLTDMDTPLGHMAGNSLEVQEALATLRGEGPADLTELCVALAVEALAAYGEDEAAAEARARATLEDGSALERFRAFIAAQGGDAALVDHPERLDVAPGRAEVMSPSSGYVERMDALAVGRAVLALGGGRERKGEPIDHGVGVELLKKPGEAVRAGEPVLRLYHRDGRGLEAARELLQAGLSVGEAAPTPEPLILDRVS
- a CDS encoding acetyl-CoA carboxylase carboxyltransferase subunit alpha, which gives rise to MTADTLSKLEERVRDLEATARETGQNLDAALTPLRAEVNRLRAERSANLSRWDRVQLARTPGRPTALDYVERLCTDFTELHGDRAYGDDPALIGGPARWQGIPVMLLMQQKGRDTKSKIKRRFGSANPEGYRKAVRLMDLADRFGLPVVALIDTQGAYPGIEAEERGQGWAIAESIQRMVRLRVPAVCAVIGEGGSGGALAIGVGNRVLIQENAWYSVISPEGAASIIWKDAGKAPEAAEALKLTAPDLLNLGIVEEVIAEPVGGAHLDPDAAAQALGEAVRRNLADLAGLDGETLRAQRAARFRSLGAFREV
- a CDS encoding DUF4279 domain-containing protein; translation: MTAEAEGQNAPYLRVYLGIWGAFDPGAFGETVGLEADESRRRGERNVNLDLPRYDHWQLHAHARHGFDVDEMVTELLARFPCRQERLRDTVAAWGLGISLSVVAEWDARQTSAPAVTFSVENMRRLVALGACIDVDLYPLYPND
- the accD gene encoding acetyl-CoA carboxylase, carboxyltransferase subunit beta, which translates into the protein MALDRFFRRRRPQPQGGGDLPDLWTQCPQCKQGLYNRDLEANSFVCPKCGHHFRLDAGQRLDVLLDEGTFEQQSGRVRPTDPLEFRDIEAYPERLARAQKKTGRPDAILTGRGTIHGLPVTVAAMDFAFSGGSMGSVVGEEIARAAEAAAVAGTPFVLVAASGGARMQESALSLMQMAKTTVALEGLAARGLPYISILSDPTTGGVTASFATIADVIVAEPGALIGFAGPRVIQQTIRQHLPEGFQRAEFLLAHGMVDDVVDRREHRAYLARLLGVLTRQEVSA
- a CDS encoding LapA family protein; protein product: MRTVVLIIIVVLAVIFAVLNRHALMFGHTLNLGFATYTGVPLGLILLLTALVLALVFYFWAGVAGLRAQADSARLLRDMEALRLSLDSQEGSRFAQLQASIDERFNALGTGAGTNAADLSAVNARIDALQRDVNVQLAQLDDYLKRRLG
- a CDS encoding DUF4157 domain-containing protein; its protein translation is MAESVRKPGERQRGTSISEPELRVQRRVQLTPPQPVLPAPRSLPVLTDYVPVRSLQRQAVQPVFEAAGERQQLQVQRQTERESLQHQITELRASLPPGAAPLPAPQSPTLPLAFQRQTHGKGAGLAPSPADWAGLYAYEMARHTPDARGMYPSAPVAALQRLVASGLAQTARTSTLPPVQRQAELGQALASLRRQPLGRGVVQGSLSQMVPGERLALQRALDEANETLGRQEAQGKSWEALQGLQRQLAAHETGASQPLLQQIQARRGAGNPLPAAVQRHLEQGLNHDLSRVRIHNDAEADRLAKGVNAVAFTTGTDIFFRRGKYEPNTQTGLELLAHEVTHVQQQAQGRVGAGVDPDAGLEAEAKRMGARLTQLRVRRPASRPPQAEGPATTGAAPLQRKQADPAKNNSTASGTRPTRPIPPQAASSSTARTAARPAGSSTTNTNRPRTSAAAPASATARPAQASASRPSPGQQALNLVRFGVNAQLNYQKDVFSGAYSGAKDMVTGLWNLGKSAALGAWNLTAGWATDPKAARNTWASVKGTAPLVSDLNMMANPLLYGLSDPQGYAAARSRTQQRGLNLWNGLKAPYQEAWQSGHPGQAVGRGLVDMGSLFAGGLGTVGKVGEGASLTGRAGETLNTFSLGARNALAPRTRIALPGGGYLEVPTASTVDRMAVPGAQGSSRAGGAAAAGLRAAREQFTGLQNTLDRILPPGSATGDTAKIRTSIDRIMRDAQIKIGKASTPDEIERITEHMRREVGRQLQGIDTSKGPFRASPNEVMYQTRQQAIDAAKVRAGIPAGAKPVDRWQVGSSDTQASIAKGVAARDGRGTNYVYSNNPGGYGQYEVYKTTDRYGRTTYRTVVVHTEDTNNFLPHVHAGIYEAPPSIRSQTAGTNGDKATVPDFRNDSYISVGDDHHLTYQYRSATTSSKAK
- a CDS encoding (4Fe-4S)-binding protein is translated as MTQTTPPHDDLARGKAYKGEGVTVYFDAPRCIHVANCVRGLPRVFRPKERPWVQAWNASAEEVAAVVRTCPTGALHYVLEGGPPETPADPTTITPVTDGPLNIRGDLVVQTPDGEVREVRAALCRCGASHNKPFCDGTHAKIGWSSADVGGEGEAPASQRGDDQPGEGQRADGAQTLEGK
- a CDS encoding NUDIX domain-containing protein — encoded protein: MSRVIHNAILVPCHLTSGRILVQDRRGHRPPPWGFFGGGIEVGETPVQALLRETREELGVQLAEEVVHDEGAVTGMIRDLAFTLHVFSWPFDGDLSVFTLGEGAGMELVTPEEMLRRVEPGGPDAYVTRQAQAFLRRLGASSVSR